The DNA sequence TGACAAATAAATACCTGGTACTCTAGaacaaagatgaaaatgttgtcCGCTCCGACAGCAAGCACCAGGAAGGGCACGACCTGCAAGATGACCAACGAGGAGGGAACGCCGATCCAGGAGTAGAAGCCCATAGAGGCCAGCACCGAGCACCCAACCACCAAAATCCCGCCGAGACCCACAAGGAACTTTGAGTCCACCTATAGAATGCGAAAGGGGAAATCAATTCCAAGTCTTCTGCTGTATATTATCAGTCAACTTATGGCTCTTTGCGGAGATAATCACTCAACTTGTTTCTCCATTCACCCATGTGATAAGAACCTCATTAATGCACTGCACTGTATTGTCCTCTTCCTTTATTCTGTGAAGCCAGCTATCTAATAACTAACATAAAGAGGCAGCTTTTGGAATGTGCAACTTTTAAGATGACTCTTCATTCCTAAAGTTTtcaattagtgctgtcaaagttaaagctttaaagtttttaatcttgagttaaagctttaactctgcAGTTAACTCtggagttaaagctttaactcaaGGGTTAAAGCTGCTGCTCTGACACTGAACAGGATAGAATAAGAACTTAAGAAGTGTTAAAAATGGagtggatttatttattgtattgaaaatagtgctgtcaaagttaaagcttgAAAGTTTTAACTCTTGAGTTTAAGCTTTAACTCAAGGTTTAAAGCTCCTGCTCTGACTGTGAACAGGATAAGAGGTGTTAAAAATGGAGATGGTTTATTCATTGTATTGAAaacagtgctgtcaaagttaatgctttaactccGCAGTTAACTCTGGAGTTAAAAGCTTTAATTTTGCAGTTAACTCtagagttaaagctttaactcagGAGTTGAAGCTCCTGCTTGCTCTGACTGTAAACAAGATAAGAGGTGTTAAAAATGGAGATGATTTATTCATTGTACTGaaaatagtgctgtcaaagttcaaGCTTTAACTCCGCACTTAACTCtggagttaaagctttaactccgCACTTAACTCtggagttaaagctttaactcagGAGTTAAAGCTCCTGCTCTGACTGTGAACAGGATATGAGGTGTTAAAAATGGAGAggactttttaattgtattgaaaatagtgctgtcaaattTAAAGCTTTAAAGCTACTTTAACTCTCTTATCTCGTTTACAGTCAGAGCAGGGGCAGTCCAGGGGCAGTCCAGGggcagtccccccccccccaaaaaaaaagcagcccaCCCGGCACTGGTCACTGGTCAATCACAGAGTGATTGTGACCGAGGTTGAGAGGGAATTTATCTCACACAGGCTTTACTATTTTGAGTTTTGTGAACCAGTATACTATCTAATGgcccaaaatgtgaaaataaagatGATCAGCAAATTCCTTCAGAAACATAATCGTCTATAGACAAGTCTTACCAGTATGCGCCTGCATGAAGAATACTCCCCGAGAGCAACGGCGATGTAAACAAAGATTACAGCGTAACTGATCATGAAGATGGGAATGTCCTCTGCTGTTGTCCGATTGATCTCATCCTCCAGGGACCTCTATAGATATAAACAGAGtcacaaacataaatataaccACCCTTTGTGGAAAGTATATGGGATTTGTGAATATAAGAGGGTCACTAGAAACACTGATTTCCATAAGCTTTACTTTTCTATTGGTAAACATTGTCATTAGAgactgcagatttttttttttttaccacacctCTGCCATGTATGCAAACGTAAAGTTGGCGGCCGGGTCTCTCTGGTAGTCTTGAACAATTTTCAGAAACTCTTTCTCCCACTGCATGGCCACATTGTACTTGACGTCAGTCCGCGGATAGTTGTTGAGGGAGAAGGTCAAAATGAAGGCCTCTGCATTGGTGTACTCATCACCTGCGAGATGTTCAAAGGGGAGAAGATATGGATCACGATTTACCATACAAATGTTGACTTCTTCAAGATTTTAAGAACAAAAACTGCAATTGAGTTTGTGGATCATtggtaagcagcaaaatccacccatttgtatccatctcagggtgcggccattttgtcattcactgtcgacttaaaatgacatcacagcagaGGTGCAAATCCATAACCTTGCTCTGCTAGgggaattctcgcggtattggTGAGTTTACAAACTacagagaatacatcttgtacggAGCCCGTTGGTTTatgtgctcagtttgaattggatgttgaagtgtgaattaataaagaaagcaaaaacaaaacaaaaaattcccACCGAtccgaaccaccagtggtttggaccaatcacagagcgacattgggTTTGGGGGCGTGATATGCAGCTTAGTTGAGAGGAAACCAGGAAACCAGGAGCCAGCGCCGACACCGGttgcaaataaacaaacctaacatagacgaatggacgctgcaattaattctgttctcgcagaatcactcacagtttccttgttgaatgttgaacagcgagaggagctTCCCCTTCGACGAGAACGACggcgacattttcatccgtggccgtgattggtcaaagcaaatgtttacaagatgccgcatcgtccaatcagctcaaagtattgtacagaatgtcccgcctttcccaagcaaatcaacgcggagcagtcccagactgaTTTTGTGGAGAattcccttgagtgaatcacaatttcAATCTGGTTATTGCCAGGTTAGCAAATctaggtccaggaagtaaaatcCTAACACATTGGCTTTAGACAGTTGTGCTTCTATTCAACCTGCAGTTAAACGAGCTGGTGCCCGCACACATGGAGCTCGTTTAGCAcgtttacctgccggttgaCTAGAAGCACccgtggctaaagccaaaatgtgacagggtttttacttcctggacctggatttgccacctctgcatcacagttgctcaggtaacaagcaatcacggctcagcttctgaaaacaggtgagccatgattggtcgtgacCTAAGCTCTGTGCGTCTGTGATGTTATCTTCTGCACATAGCAAAATGTCCGCtccctgtgatggataaaaacggtttgattttgctgcataactcatattgcacaaatgtaatgttaatcagaatgtcatgtttagactagtgggggcacatacaacacattttgaggttgacttcccccttaaAGCTGGTCACTTGCTAGAAGTTACTCACCCTTGTAGCCGCCGACAGCCAGGAAGGAAAAGACTGGAGCTCCGTAGTCAGCCATGCAGCTCATCCCTAAATCGGTGATGTCTTTGAACGACAGAGGCGAACTTGACAGAAGAGAAGACAAATGTCTTTGAGTAAATGTTTAGCAGTTTTCATCCAACTTCAGGAGTAAGAGGAGTGCTTACTTGAGGCAGTAGATGAGGTGATCTCTCCAGTCCACCTCTTTGGTCACCCCCAGCTCGGTCATATTCACCTTGGCATTGATGTTATCCAAGCTGTTCTGGAAATATTGTGGCAGACTGTTGACCGCACAGTCGGTCAGGGTGGAGTTGTTGGGGTTCAGGGGTGCAAAACAAACGTCCTTCAGACTTGCTGTGCGATTCAGGGCCTCTGACCAGAATTCGATGTTCTAGGAAAATCAGAGAGGGATTTAATCGTCAACACCGCACGAAGATCTGGTTGTGCTTCTTGTGATGTTtacctgtatttttttctgcagaaGCAGCATCTCAATGATGAGCTCTTTGGAAACAAGGCCACTAAAGTTCTGCTGTCCAAAGAGCAACGAGTCATAAATGTGACCTTTCCTGCCCGGCGCTGTCAAAATCAGCTGGTTGGTCCTGAAGAAAGGGCCAAAGTGTTTATCGTGGAAATCCTTCTCCTGACGAGCTCGGCTGCTGGGAGACGACCACAGCTCCACCGGGTCAGTGGTGAGCTCGATGAACATGAGGCCGGTGGCGAACAACGCGACGACGAGAGCCGACGTCAGGAGCACCTTAGATGGGGGACAAGATGAACAAGTCAGATGACAACCGGCATTATAATACTTCTTTGTCGTTTTAGTACCACTGTAGTactaattcttcttcttctttttttctatttttttttttagagtttttCTTTGTTAGTTAAATGGCTGGACTGCTTTGTACCAAGACGGTACAGGGTGCATAACCAATGAGAGCTGTAAGTAACAAACTAAAAACAATTcattaattttcctttttttcttcatctttatGTTCTTTTTCATTGAGCAATATTAATCTTTTGTCTGTATGCTGCTGTTGTTGATATAAAATGGTAACAAATGAAACATCTTGGTGTCTATCTTTTCTCTACAAGTTTGTGTGCTAATACAGTATCATATAGAACATCGCTATTATTATGTTAGTGTATTATTACAGTATCCTACTGAACGATACATTGCAACAGTTAACCCAGAAATTTTGTTGacaatgtgttctatgcagccccactagtctaaacacacaattctgattaataataataataataataattttatccatctcaggaggcggccattttgcctcaagtgaaaataacattacagttgctcaggtcacgaccaatcacggctcacctcttTTCTAAAGCTGAGTCATGATTGGCCAACAGTAAGAAGCAAAATGGTTTCCCCCTGAGATGGGTTAATACTtcactcattgagccattttcaacagtacgaagataatattttgtctataattaatgttatAACTTCATGACTTTTCGTGatcaattaataccttttaaaactaattttaccacttgctgtcgactgaagaggacctcacctgtgctgaggaaacgggtaacgaccaatcatggctcagtttgttgaccaaacccagaaaacaggtgaaccctgattggtcgttacctacttcctcagcacacatgatgtcatcttcagtcatcagcaaatggaaaaaattgtttttgaaggtattaattgtacatgaaaattaATTAAGTTATCAACTTAATTCGGGACAaagtattaactttttactgctgaaaatagttcaatgagtcaagtatccctttaaaacgCATGGAttctgctgcttaattcatattacaccaaaacaatattaattcattcactgccattgatgacaatagacgtcaaaaattcattttgactatttctattagtttacatttttttcagttttgttaacaagagtatgaaaacctgggggggggggggattattgtacatttagaacagctaggaaatttgggattaatcgtgagttaacaagtaaagtcatgcgattaattacaatgaaaaaaattgaatcgcctgacgcccctaatttataataatcttttcttctttttttaaaatcgcgtcaggtgatttaaaattttaattgtaattaatcgcatgacttcaatagtcaactcacaattaatcacacattttacatcggttcaaaatgtacaataaaaaattataatttttctaggtattcatactcttgttaacaaaagtggaaaaatgttaaactaatagaaatagttcaaatgaatttttgacgtctatagccgtcaatggcagtgaatgagttcatcagaatgtcatgtttagatgaATTGggcacataattttttttattatggacTTCCCATTTGATCATTTATCCAATAGCTGGTGTCATTTGATACAGAATGATAccaaacaacaataatgtacaTGAGTATCTGATATTGTTTGTAGATGCTTTGGGAGAAACTAACCATGAGAGGATAAGTAGCCATGAATGTTCCCCACGTCTGAAACACGGAGCTAAGGAAGGCTTGAGCAGCCATGCTGTTCTTGTCGGCACACGTCACTTCTGACGGATGAATGGCGCGCTGACTGACATCGTTACCGTTCCCGTCTTTgcctttcttcttctctttcccTTCATCCTGCTTATTGGACTTGACCCAACAAGAGACCAAGAGGtagaagatgaagaaaaatatCAGGAGACCAAACATGATGATGGAAATGACAAGGAAGCCGTCCGTGCCCAAGAGTCTGAAGGGTCCTGGTGGCAGCGGGGGAGGTGGAAGGACGGGGCATGACGATTTGCAGTCCTGACACGAGCACACCTGACCTCCGGACGGCGTGGTCTCGTTGCACCTCAAGGCTCGTCCACTGTAGGGAATCACACCCTCAGGCACTCCCTCTGTTTCTCCCTGTTTGATGAGTTTGAAGTCGATGTCCAGCGGAGCCAGACCGTTGCTGGAATCTCCCTGGAAGTCGTACCAGCGCTGGGGGGTGCACAACTTGGCGCCGTAGCGGCCGCACATGGTGGAGATGGCGAAGCCTCCCGTGGCAGGGATGCGGACGTTTTGGCATGACTGGAAGGAGGCGTCGGCAAAGCTGGTGGCGAGGTACGCCTGGTACGCCACCACGACCTCTTTGATCTTTCCCAGGTGGGTAACGTTCATGACCTTTGTGACTTTGACTGTCTGGCTCTGGTTTGGGCTGCAGGTGTTGATGCAGTGCAGGTGGGCAAAGTTTTCGGCGCAAGAAGGGCAGCGCACCAGCAGGGCCTTGGACAAAGTCAAACTCATTTCCAAGGATGACAGCTGCTTAATGGAGCAGCAGGCAAACGTGTTGCCAACTCCCTTGTCCAACATGGGACACACCTGCACACAATAAACATGTGTAATAAGATAATAGTTGTTCAATGTTACGATCATTTCCTTGCCGTCACTACAGACCTCTTTGAGTTTGCGGTAGTGTTCTCCCGTCACATCCCGGGCTCGGCTATAATTTCGGCAGGGGACGATGGGAGGGATGAGGGTTTCTCCCAGTGACGGGTTTTTGCCACATTCTTCATAGAAAGCACAGAAGCCGGCTTGATGCTCAGCCTGTGACAGCACCTGCACAGTTCATCATACAGGAACAATgacataaatatacagtatcctCATTATGATTAATTGATCCATTGGAGTCATAGCAAAGAGTCAAGCACAGATAATTTCTAGTTTTTTAATTCAGATGTACTGTACTTCCTTATTTCTACACCTACTAGACTTCCCTACACAAGttgtcagcaacctttcctgtcaaaagagccattttaggccaaataaataaataaaaaattgtctgGAGCcgtaaaacatttgaacattgtgatgaaggaaacagtgtgtcagtgttagtctaatgtactgaggggcctaagagctaattagagctgcaccgaAACAGAAAActatatgcagcatccaatacattcattttcttctaccttttgtcttttttgagttttttcacatttttatttgttataatttttcatttttcatacatttttagaaaattttaaagacatttttggcaattttgtggacatttaatggtcattttcaggatttctccTTTCGCTTTTGGACATttgtagttactttttaaatgttttcttttctgcccttttttaaaataacatttctgactttttagattattttgtgtacattttagtgtaattttcagaattttcttttcttgttttttgacattttatagttactttttgaacattttcttttctgcctttttacaatcaattttcagacttttgggcaattccaaagacattttatggcaattttgccttgcttcttttgtttttggagattTTATGGTTACCGgtactttttgaacgttttcctttttgccttttttgttaaattctctgacattcTTGGCCATTCCATggatattttataataatttcctgcttttcctcttcctttttggaaaaTGTACAGCCacgttttgaacatttttacgtaatttttaaaaactttttcatcgaccttctgtctttttttctgacaccttaaaaatgttgactttttgggaattttttattattcttttttctttttttcatttaattaatattttatctaaaataaaaaatatgtaaaaaatataaatctctactattttttttatttttttagatccacagggagccacaggggagggactaaagagccacatgtggctccaaagccgcaggttgcagacccctgcccttcgccattcatttaaattataattaaaaattaaagaaacTGTCGATATTGCAAATAGAAACAAGAGTTGATCGGGTTTATCATGATTTACATATAACTTTACACTTCCAGAGACGTCAATATACAAACCCATAAACCCATTAGGAAGGTTATCATCGTGGCTTCTGGGCTGTACTGTGCCCCGACCTAATCAACGTCTTCACAGAAATGATGAACAGCAGTATTTCAAAGTTGATTAATTTGACATTTACGATCATTCTAACGAATGGTTACATCCCACGACGCACTACCGGCATACGAAAGTAAGATCATGATGAATTATATACATGGCATTCCATCACACAGCTGAAAAGCACCGCCtaataaatacttttatttatatagttagatggatttatttaaaatgaaataaaatacagaacaaaactttaattactacaaaatcCTGTAAATAACGCGCACCCGTGTATGATATGCCCACAAAAACCATCATTAAAAAGCGGTTTTGTTCTctgtacttgtgtataataTTGTCCGCCAATTTTCTGATATCCTTTATTAACAGAGTGAATAATAAGAAGTTTAAAACTATGCGcttttcaaagcatttttaaaatgttgttctTGCACTGTGCGTTATAGGTAATTTTAGAAAGctaatttgtattcattttacttTGATTGTAAATCTCTTAACTCTGcaactgcttttaaatgttgtacttttaattaccgTATGTCAAACATATTTATGATATAACTCAATATAAATATAAGGGGCTTATTTAGGCCTACATCACATTTAAACAGTATAATACTGTTTAATACCCTCAACAACCGATTAATGTAAATTACAGTATCGAAAACACCTCTTTAAATATTCAATTTGTGATTCACATGCTTCCCGGTACAACACGCGCATGTTGCATGTGAGTAATGCTATAAAACTGTCAGTTAAACTGATAAAGACGGTCTCACCGTGCATGTCAGAAAAGTGATCAGCGCTGCGACAAGACGCATGACTTTTGCCGTTTCAGCCACAAAAGAGTCCTCGGGCACGATAGAAGCGTGTTAATCACTGCCGTGGCTGCATTTGAACGTCCACTTCGGTCGTTCTCCCTCTAAAGGATCAACTGCTGGGAACGCACAAACATCCTGACATTTTCAGTTTCAGCACTCTTATGATGTCACTGTTCTTATCTGGTCTGATGCCAGGCCTGACCAATGGCAGTTATGGATGATCAATAACTGTGTCTGATGATTAACTTAGGGGATGCTGATAGGGTTGCCTGGGAGAAACGGACCAACTGGGAGAATTGAGAATATCAAACACGCCCTGTGGATTGAATACCTTTCGGTAACTACGCAGAGATCAAATATTATGTGAATGAATTTGAATCGGATCATGAAGATCAGTGCGCTTCCTGCTgggagcttcttttttttttctgtccggGCTATAAAGTGAGAGCGTCCTGCGAGAAATGACCCAATTCCAAAATTATTTATGAATTACAACTAcagtatttattcatgtatctatgccagcgacgtatcatttttgttgttcataCAAGTCTGAACCAAAAACAAGCAGCTTTGTCAAGTCAGTATTATCACTTCCTCAACTATCAAATCCTACAATTAAAAGATTCAATCTCTAATTGACATTGTTATCGTATGTCAAGGTCAAAGGTCTGATAAAACTGACGAGGCAAGTTGCACTGTTCAAGATCAAAGGTGCTCAAGCGTTTGGGTGGATGATAAAACTTGATGGCAGAAAAAGACAAGACCAACTGGGCCAGatagggactttttttttctttttttttgctcaagtcACCGCAActggaaaacattttcaaattgtgtgattaattgacTTTGTATTTCTCTAAGGTTTATCATCTTTTGTATAGGCAGCATTTCTGGTAGACACAGTAGTGTTTACGCACATTTTAGGCTAAAAACGAATCATAATGCATCATTCAAGTGTTTAGAAGTTTGCCCTGCTAAGTTATACAATGCAGCTAAATAGCGTAATGAAATATAAGGAACCCatgttaactcgttcactgccattgacggctatagacgtcaaaaaatcatttaaactatttctattagtttaacattttttctacttttgttaacaagagtatgaaaacctagaattatttttattattgtactttTTGAACAGATgtgtcattaatcgtgagttaactaataaactcatgtgattaattacaataaaaaatgttaatcgcctgacgcgacttaaagattattaaaaattcgaggcgtcaggcaattacatttttttatcgtaattaattgcatgacttcactaattaactcacaattaatcacgcattttatatctgttctaaatgtacaataaaaaatatataggttttcatactcttgttaacaaaagtagaaaaaatgttaaactaatagaaatagttaaaatgattttttgacatctatagccgtcaatggcaatgaatgggTTAATCATGTTAataacctaattttaaacattagTCATTACAACCCTAACCTAAacgtgtcagatttacactgcCTTGTGTCTCTACGGCAACCCACACACTGTACAATCATCATAGAAGTGCTCATTTTCACCTCCACAATGTGTaaccaattttttaaatgcccaatggcaaacaaaaacaaaagatagaacctaaatagtaaataaaagtTTTCTCATAGGCCTGTTTGTCATACCCTATACTCTACAGATTAACACTTCCAAATAAAAAACTTGCTATCATTACAgtgtttacatacagtatatgatttATGGGGTCATTAAAACAAGTTGTAAAGTTACagttttctttgctgtttttaatttaatacatactgtattttcgCTGTCATATTTCAACTGATGATAATtccttaaaatgtattaaatgcttCTTTTCTAAACATTGTCATAATTAACTTAATAAACCATTGTCACAAAACTGAATTAGATGGTGTTCTAATACTTGACAATtgattgaaaatatatataaacgaggtgtttaaaaaataaaataaaaatgtttcttaGGCTATCTATACGCTGCAGATTTTAAAGTAACTGCGCCTTTTTTTACAATGCATTATTCATTCTATACGTTACGCTATAGGACGGACTTGAGGGGAAGATACGCAGCAAGATTTGAGCTATCGCCTAATAAAATGTCTGAGAAGATACAGAATTTTACGCAGTAAAGATAAGAAAACCTTCAACAATCTGCAGTTGCCATCAATTTAGACAACTCGAGTCCCATCCTTAGTCGGGACTCCCTGGACTAGCCTCACGTGAGATTAAAGAAGCagtttgtaaatacatttagaaaatgtttAACTGACCGAGCACACGCCATCAGCTGAAACTTCACCTTTGACCTCATTAGGTGTAAAAGCTTTTATTTGCTCTGTACACATCCCATTTTGCTGCTCTCCAATAAAATGTGGGTCACCAAAACATTATTGTTTTCAAATATGTGACTTTTGATTGGAAGGTGATAAAACCTGTATCTGTTTTATAATATAGAAACTTTTTGCATAAATAAGAACACACCCTAGGTTATTTGAAGGCTGAAAATGGATCGATGGATGTttcaaaaaatatgttaaaaagagTTTTCTTTAAGAATCAATGTTGAAACTTGCCACAAAGTGACTGAAAAGGACTTTTGTCCGTTTgcgcacaaaaaaaaccttctcAGTTCTCACAAATTAGtttaatattgcaaaaataGTACACATCAGTGAAATTCTAGCAAagctacattttgaaaaaacaaacaggtaAGTCCAAATGTTCTTGtagaaattgatttaaaaaaataaaaataattaaagggcGTGCGTGAGTTTGTTATAAATTCATTAGCCATCTCGTAGCAGGAAATCATTTTGATGACTCACGTATTCGCCAGACTGTGACACACCTTTGGGAATACAGTAAAGGGTTTCCTCACCTGCAGTAATGATTCATGATAAGTTGGCATGTTCCGATCAATAGGGCCTTTACTCAATAAATTACTGTTCAGTTAGAAACAATCAAGTAAAACTTCCCGTCAAGACTTGATGGTCCTCAgtgtttttaaacaattaatCGCTTTAAAGTATCTCAATAGATTTAAGATAACATTGCTGGCTTtgtttacatactgtattgGCGCCATTTTGTGAGTATAAGTATAAAACAGCTTCTCCAACTCAGTGACAAACttagtttattttgttatttataaaATGGATATAtgcaaaaggaagaagaaaaaaaaatctgctttgaCGAGCATAGATGCTTTCTTAAcagaatttaataaaacaaaaacaacaaattcagGACAAATATCTTTTCGTATCCATATTGAAAAAGTAAGTAAAACAGATGGCTCAAGTGAGAAGCTTATTTCTAAAAATGCTAATTCCACAGTACAATgtaaggaaaaaataaacaaacatgtcaCTTTTTATAGAACAAAAAGTAAATCTTTGAACTGTGACATGTGTaaactttaataaaaataaaaaaaatacagttgagTATGCAAACAGGATTTAAAATCGGCGTTGCTTGTTTGGTACATAGTCCCCCGGTCCGGGGAGGCCCCTGGGGAAGCCGCCCTGGCCTCCAGGCATGCTGACATTGCCCGGGCCGGCCATGAGAGCAGCGTTGTCTGCCGCCATGCCAGAGGCGGCCAGGTGCATCCTCATGTCTTGCTCGCGGCCTTCTCCCTGGAAGCTGCCCCTGAAGCCCTCCTGTTGACGCTTCATCATCTCCTCGTTGCGCATTCGCATCTCCTCCTCCCTCCGCCGGCGTTCCTCCTCCTGCCGGAGCTCGGCTTGCTTTCGCTTCTGCACCTCTTGGCTGTGGAGCTCCTCCATCCTGCGCAGCTCCTCCTGCCGCCTCAGCAGGTCTTGTCTCATCAGTATCACCTGATGCTCCTGTCGGGCCGCCTCCATCTCAGTCTCCAGCTTCTCCTGGGCGTCCTTCATGTTACGGTCCACCATCTCGTACTGCTGCTTCTCCATCTCCATCAGGGCCTTCCAGCGCATGGCGTACTCGTACTCGAATGAGCCGGGCTGAGCAAATCGCGGAGGCTGCTCGCGCTCCTTGTGGTACTGCTGGTTCTTGTTGATGAGTTTTTCCGACAGACCCTCCTCGTCATCTAGCTGATCCATAGGCTCCACGGTAATGGGGCGAGGGAAGGCGGTAAGCAGATAGGCGCCGTCATTGCATTTGTCCAGAGCCTTTCTTGCAGCTGGTTTGGAGGTGTACTCCACTATCCCTTTCCCAGTGGGTCTCCCTCGGTCGTCCACGATGACCACAGCTCGCTCAATCTGCCCAAAGACGGCGAAGGCCTCCTCCAGCAGCTCATTGGAGACAAACTCTGGCAGATTCT is a window from the Vanacampus margaritifer isolate UIUO_Vmar chromosome 3, RoL_Vmar_1.0, whole genome shotgun sequence genome containing:
- the npc1l1 gene encoding NPC1-like intracellular cholesterol transporter 1, which gives rise to MRLVAALITFLTCTVLSQAEHQAGFCAFYEECGKNPSLGETLIPPIVPCRNYSRARDVTGEHYRKLKEVCPMLDKGVGNTFACCSIKQLSSLEMSLTLSKALLVRCPSCAENFAHLHCINTCSPNQSQTVKVTKVMNVTHLGKIKEVVVAYQAYLATSFADASFQSCQNVRIPATGGFAISTMCGRYGAKLCTPQRWYDFQGDSSNGLAPLDIDFKLIKQGETEGVPEGVIPYSGRALRCNETTPSGGQVCSCQDCKSSCPVLPPPPLPPGPFRLLGTDGFLVISIIMFGLLIFFFIFYLLVSCWVKSNKQDEGKEKKKGKDGNGNDVSQRAIHPSEVTCADKNSMAAQAFLSSVFQTWGTFMATYPLMVLLTSALVVALFATGLMFIELTTDPVELWSSPSSRARQEKDFHDKHFGPFFRTNQLILTAPGRKGHIYDSLLFGQQNFSGLVSKELIIEMLLLQKKIQNIEFWSEALNRTASLKDVCFAPLNPNNSTLTDCAVNSLPQYFQNSLDNINAKVNMTELGVTKEVDWRDHLIYCLNSPLSFKDITDLGMSCMADYGAPVFSFLAVGGYKGDEYTNAEAFILTFSLNNYPRTDVKYNVAMQWEKEFLKIVQDYQRDPAANFTFAYMAERSLEDEINRTTAEDIPIFMISYAVIFVYIAVALGEYSSCRRILVDSKFLVGLGGILVVGCSVLASMGFYSWIGVPSSLVILQVVPFLVLAVGADNIFIFVLEYQRDVRKPGEEREQQIGRVLGSVAPSMLLCSLSESVCFFLGALSTMPAVKAFALYAAMAVLMDFVLQMTAFVALLSLDSRRQDSNRCELLCCVTVASQKSEKPNEGFLLPLMRNYYAPVLLNCYMRFIVMLVFFFMFSGSLYLMFNVTVGLDQELAMPKGSYMLDYFQYLYKYLEVGVPVYFVTKRGFNFTTDEGMNAVCSSVGCDKFSMTQKIQYAANHPELSYIGISANSWVDDFIDWLNPGSKCCRLYSFGPNAGKFCSADESPFLCGRKCMAKPPDGVLRPTEEQFDRFLPNFLGNRPDLQCPKGGLGAYDTAVVKDESGEIIASRFMAYHTPLTNSQEFTAALQRARELAYSITEGMKKINGTSPDFEVFPYTVTNVFYEQYLTIVPEGLFNISLCLLPTFIVCCLLLGLDLRSGLINLITIIMITVDTVGVMTLWDIHYNAVALINLVTAVGISVEFVSHMTRSFALSTKATRVERAKEATTNMGSAVFAGVAMTNLPGILVLAFAKAQLIQIFFFRLNLVITLLGMAHGLVFLPVVLSYFGPGVNKAVLLQIQLTQAKTRQELELPSMRQLYDNLSYEDNEAHSNAAKPPVYIKDSPQSMKHQQGEKEDKIDNNSNN
- the LOC144048884 gene encoding non-POU domain-containing octamer-binding protein-like yields the protein MQGNRGPNLNQGPNRQSGQGDQKKHGGNANGQEPSDATRPNEAFTLDLQSFKKPGEKTFTQRSRLFVGNLPTGVTEEDVEKMFEKYGKASEVFVNKERGFGFIRLETRIIAEIARTELDDTPFRGRPIRVRFATHGAALSIKNLPEFVSNELLEEAFAVFGQIERAVVIVDDRGRPTGKGIVEYTSKPAARKALDKCNDGAYLLTAFPRPITVEPMDQLDDEEGLSEKLINKNQQYHKEREQPPRFAQPGSFEYEYAMRWKALMEMEKQQYEMVDRNMKDAQEKLETEMEAARQEHQVILMRQDLLRRQEELRRMEELHSQEVQKRKQAELRQEEERRRREEEMRMRNEEMMKRQQEGFRGSFQGEGREQDMRMHLAASGMAADNAALMAGPGNVSMPGGQGGFPRGLPGPGDYVPNKQRRF